The Dioscorea cayenensis subsp. rotundata cultivar TDr96_F1 chromosome 19, TDr96_F1_v2_PseudoChromosome.rev07_lg8_w22 25.fasta, whole genome shotgun sequence genome includes a window with the following:
- the LOC120283971 gene encoding peroxisomal membrane protein 11C-like → MSTLDATRAELALLVLYLNKAEARDKICRAIQYGSKFLSNGQPGTAQNVDKSTSLARKVFRLFKFVNDLHALIAPPSKETPLPLILLGKSKNALLSTFLFLDQIVWLGRTGVYKNKERAELIGRISLFCWMGSSACTTVIELSELVRISKSIEKLEKELKLSDKYKDEVYRNKVKQSNERLLALVKASMDLVVAIGLLQLAPKKITPRVTGGFGFLSSLISCYQLLPSSAKSKTT, encoded by the exons ATGAGCACATTAGATGCAACAAGAGCAGAACTTGCTTTGCTAGTCTTATATCTGAATAAAGCTGAAGCCAGAGATAAGATTTGCAGGGCTATTCAGTATGGCTCCAAATTCTTGAGCAACGGACAGCCTGGCACCGCACAAAATGTTGACAAGTCAACTAGCCTTGCGCGGAAAGTTTTCCGACTTTTCAAG TTTGTCAATGACTTGCACGCTCTCATCGCTCCACCTTCCAAAGAGactcctcttcctctcattttaCTAGGAAAG TCCAAGAATGCGTTGTTGTCGACATTTTTATTCCTGGATCAAATTGTATGGCTTGGGAGAACAGGAgtgtacaag AACAAAGAACGTGCAGAGCTGATTGGCAGGATCTCTCTCTTTTGTTGGATGGGCTCCTCCGCTTGCACTACTGTGATTGAG TTATCGGAGCTTGTAAGAATATCCAAGTCAATCGAAAAGCTCGAGAAGGAGCTCAAGCTATCAGATAAATATAAA GATGAGGTATACCGTAACAAGGTCAAACAGTCAAATGAGAGGCTGCTGGCTCTTGTGAAGGCTTCCATGGACCTAGTGGTTGCAATTGGGTTGCTTCAGCTGGCACCGAAGAAAATCACTCCTCGTGTCACTGGAGGGTTTGGTTTCCTAAGCTCCCTCATATCTTGTTACCAG TTGCTTCCTTCTTCAGCCAAGTCTAAGACTACATGA
- the LOC120283972 gene encoding probable ribonuclease P/MRP protein subunit POP5: MVQFKNRYIVMEVFIDPNKDLGGTEPIVISQFNLTKAIKDSILLNFGECGLALSLRSFQVKYVNPVTKVCVIRTSRDDHEKIWAAITMVRSIGKCPITFNLLDLSGCIRACKAAALKCDEAKFETYKLASGGSVKAEITHTVESCFEKLKNLES, from the exons ATGGTTCAGTTTAAGAACAGGTATATAGTGATGGAAGTGTTTATTGATCCAAACAAAGACTTAGGTGGTACTGAGCCAATTGTTATTAGCCAATTTAATTTGACAAAGGCTATTAAAGATAGCATTTTGTTGAACTTCGGAGAGTGTGGTCTGGCTTTATCACTTCGTTCGTTCCAAG TTAAATATGTGAATCCTGTTACGAAGGTGTGTGTTATTAGAACTTCCCGCGATGATCATGAGAAGATATGGGCTGCTATTACCATGGTTAGGAGTATTGGGAAGTGCCCAATAACATTCAACTTACTGGACTTGAGTG GGTGTATAAGAGCTTGTAAAGCTGCTGCCCTGAAGTGTGATGAAGCTAAGTTCGAAACCTACAAGCTTGCCTCCGGTGGTTCTGTCAAAGCTGAGATTACTCATACAGTTGAAAGCTGCTTTGAGAAGCTGAAAAATTTGGAGAGCTAA
- the LOC120283970 gene encoding dihydrodipicolinate reductase-like protein CRR1, chloroplastic encodes MATMRCQPLPFFRTNNATSIISCTMQPSQNNIKVIINGATKDIGKAAILAVTRARGMEVAGAVDSHFIGQDAGKICGLDEPLEIPIINDLTMVLGSISQLKATGVVVDFTDPSTVYDNVKQAAAFGLNSIVYVPKIKLETITELSAFCEKASMGCLVAQTLSIGTVLLQQAAILASFHYNNVEIVESSPDPSELPSQEAVQIANNLSDLGQFYNREDIDTENPARGQLLGDDGVRVHSMVLPGISSSTTVHFSRAGEVYSLKHDITDIECLMPGLILAIRKVVRLKSLIYGLEKFL; translated from the exons ATGGCTACAATGAGATGTCAGCCATTGCCATTCTTTAGAACCAACAATGCCACTTCCATCATCTCTTGCACCATGCAACCATCTCAGAACAACATCAAG GTGATCATTAATGGTGCCACAAAGGACATTGGAAAGGCAGCAATCTTGGCTGTGACTAGAGCCAGAGGAATGGAAGTAGCTGGTGCTGTGGATTCTCATTTTATAGGACAAGATGCTGGCAAG ATATGTGGATTGGATGAGCCTTTGGAGATTCCTATTATCAATGATTTGACAATGGTTTTAGGCTCCATATCTCAG TTGAAGGCAACTGGTGTAGTGGTTGATTTCACTGATCCCTCTACTGTTTATGACAATGTCAAGCAG GCTGCAGCTTTTGGATTAAACAGTATTGTCTATGTGCCAAAAATTAAGTTAGAGACCATAACTGAGTTATCAGCATTCTGTGAGAAGGCTAGCATG GGATGCCTTGTTGCACAGACACTATCTATTGGCACTGTGTTACTCCAACAAGCAGCAATTTTAGCTTCCTTTCATTACAACAATGTTGAGATTGTGGAATCAAGTCCTGATCCTTCA GAACTCCCGTCTCAAGAAGCAGTTCAAATTGCTAACAATTTGTCTGATTTAGGCCAGTTTTACAACAGGGAAGACATCGACACAGAAAACCCG GCAAGAGGTCAACTTCTTGGTGATGATGGAGTTCGAGTTCACAGCATGGTCCTCCCTGGAATTTCCTCAAGCACAACAGTTCACTTTTCAAGGGCAGGAGAG GTGTACTCTCTTAAACATGACATCACAGACATAGAATGCCTCATGCCAGGCTTAATCTTGGCCATCAGGAAGGTTGTTAGACTGAAG AGCCTGATTTATGGGTTGGAGAAGTTCCTATAA